In Engraulis encrasicolus isolate BLACKSEA-1 chromosome 15, IST_EnEncr_1.0, whole genome shotgun sequence, the following proteins share a genomic window:
- the LOC134464140 gene encoding gastrula zinc finger protein XlCGF26.1-like isoform X2, whose protein sequence is MLHSLYSLRSVSVVLVDCCRPQGRQEKNEDNRRDAEARKRSGDQLHCSSSVLREGAPRSLSKLRSSSVVLVDCCSVQGGQTKLKGDLQAYSRKTDKSQTGPGIPKKLQDTQAGQKPYCCSECGKNFRQKQKLKDHLIIHTGEKPFSCKDCGKRFSFCSNLYRHRRIHTGVKPHPCSQCDKIFKTTTELQSHLRVHTGEKPFSCTDCRKSFSHYSALSRHCRIHTGERPYACSQCDKSFKSKTEVQIHQRVHTGVKPFSCTDCGKRFSNDTNFCVHRRIHTGEKPFACSQCDKSFKTKLVLQIHNRVHTGEKPFSCTDCRKSFAQYSDLSRHCRIHTGERPHPCSQCDKSFKTKAHLRIHQSVHTGVKPYSCTDCGKSFSHNTNLRAHRRIHTGEKPYACSQCGKSFKTKAELQNHQRVHTGEKPFSCTYCEKSFSNASNLHRHELSHTGKKPHSCTDCGKSFSTSSHLYRHERIHTGEKPYSCTECGKSFSNSSGLRRHRRIHTGEKPHPCSQCDKSFKTKTELRNHLRVHTGEKPFSCTDCGKSFSHSFVLHIHRRIHTGEKPYACSQCGKSFKTKAELRSHHRVHTGEKPFSCTDCGKSFSQSFSLKKHFSSHLREKSFKRKEELQIHQHVHTGEKTF, encoded by the coding sequence GAGATCAGCTCCACTGCAGCTCCAGTGTTCTGAGGGAAGGAGCTCCACGTTCTCTTTCCAAGCTGAGGAGCTCATCAGTAGTGCTGGTGGACTGCTGTTCAGTACAAGGAGGACAGACTAAACTGAAAGGAGACCTGCAGGCGTACTCCAGGAAGACTGACAAGAGTCAAACTGGCCCTGGCATTCCCAAGAAGCTTCAGGACACTCAAGCTGGACAGAAGCCATACTGTTGCTCAGAATGCGGAAAAAACTTTAGACAAAAGCAGAAACTTAAAGACCACCTAAtcattcacacaggggagaaaccctTCTCATGCAAGGACTGCGGAAAgaggttttcattttgttctaacCTTTACAGACAtcgccgcattcacactggagtaAAACCGCACccttgcagccagtgtgacaagaTCTTCAAGACAACAACAGAGCTCCAAAGCCACctgcgtgttcacacaggggagaaaccattttcatgtacTGACTGTAGAAAGAGTTTCTCACATTATTCCGCCCTTTCCAGACAttgtcgcattcacactggagagaggccgtacgcttgcagtcagtgtgacaagagctttaagtcaAAAACAGAGGTCCAAATCCACCAGAGAGTTCACACAGGagtgaaaccattttcatgcaccgaCTGTGGAAAGAGATTTTCAAATGATACTAACTTTTGTGTACAtcgccgcattcacactggagagaagccgtttgcttgcagtcagtgtgataagagctttaagacaaaactGGTGCTCCAAATCCACAatcgtgttcacacaggggagaaaccattttcatgtacTGACTGTAGAAAGAGTTTCGCACAGTATTCCGACCTTTCCAGACATTGTCGCATTCACACTGGCGAGAGGCCGCacccttgcagtcagtgtgacaagagcttcaaGACAAAAGCACATCTCCGAATCCATCAGAGTGTTCACACAGGAGTGAAACCATAttcatgcacagactgtggaaagagCTTTTCTCATAATACTAACCTTCGTGCACAtcgccgcattcacactggagagaagccatacgcttgcagtcagtgtggcaagagctttAAGACTAAAGCAGAACTTCAAaaccaccagcgtgttcacacaggggagaaaccattttcatgcacctaCTGTGAAAAGAGTTTCTCAAATGCTTCTAATCTCCACAGACATGAGCTCAGTCACACAGGGAAGAAACCACattcatgcactgactgtgggAAGAGTTTCTCAACTTCTTCTCACCTCTACAGACATGAGcgcattcacacaggggagaaaccatattCATGCACTGAGTGCGGAAAGAGTTTCTCAAATAGTTCTGGTCTCCGTAGACAtcgccgcattcacactggagagaagccgcacccttgcagccagtgtgacaagagcttcaaGACAAAAACAGAGCTCCGAAATCACCTGCGTGTTcatacaggggagaaaccattttcatgtactgactgtggaaagagtttctcacactCTTTTGTCTTACACatacatcgtcgcattcacactggagagaagccgtacgcttgcagtcagtgtggcaagagctttaagacaaaagcAGAGCTCCGAAGCCACCatcgtgttcacacaggggagaaaccattttcatgtactgactgtggaaagagtttctcacagtcttTTAGCCTTAAGAAACACTTTTCGTCTCACTTGAGAGAGaagagctttaagagaaaagaagagctccaaatccaccagcatgttcacacaggggagaaaacaTTTTAA
- the LOC134464140 gene encoding oocyte zinc finger protein XlCOF6-like isoform X1, translating to MRSVKEEREEFNSKSVSPSLLNIYEREEFPGSPSQLNVKEETEQFPGYPPQLRSVKEDREEILHSLYSLRSVSVVLVDCCRPQGRQENNEENHRDAEARERSGDQLHCSSSVLREGAPRSLSKLRSSSVVLVDCCSVQGGQTKLKGDLQAYSRKTDKSQTGPGIPKKLQDTQAGQKPYCCSECGKNFRQKQKLKDHLIIHTGEKPFSCKDCGKRFSFCSNLYRHRRIHTGVKPHPCSQCDKIFKTTTELQSHLRVHTGEKPFSCTDCRKSFSHYSALSRHCRIHTGERPYACSQCDKSFKSKTEVQIHQRVHTGVKPFSCTDCGKRFSNDTNFCVHRRIHTGEKPFACSQCDKSFKTKLVLQIHNRVHTGEKPFSCTDCRKSFAQYSDLSRHCRIHTGERPHPCSQCDKSFKTKAHLRIHQSVHTGVKPYSCTDCGKSFSHNTNLRAHRRIHTGEKPYACSQCGKSFKTKAELQNHQRVHTGEKPFSCTYCEKSFSNASNLHRHELSHTGKKPHSCTDCGKSFSTSSHLYRHERIHTGEKPYSCTECGKSFSNSSGLRRHRRIHTGEKPHPCSQCDKSFKTKTELRNHLRVHTGEKPFSCTDCGKSFSHSFVLHIHRRIHTGEKPYACSQCGKSFKTKAELRSHHRVHTGEKPFSCTDCGKSFSQSFSLKKHFSSHLREKSFKRKEELQIHQHVHTGEKTF from the exons ATGAGGAGcgtcaaagaagagagagaggagttcaaCTCAAAATCTGTTTCCCCATCCCTGCTGAACATATAtgagagagaagagttccctggttctccaTCCCAGCTCAACGtaaaagaagagacagagcagTTCCCTGGTTATCCACCTCAGCTGAGGAGCGtaaaagaggacagagaggagatccTGCATTCTCTGTACAGTCTGAGGAGCGTATCTGTAGTGCTGGTGGACTGCTGTAGACCACAAGGACGGCAGGAGAACAATGAAGAGAACCACAGAGATGCAGAGGCAAGGGAGAGATCTG GAGATCAGCTCCACTGCAGCTCCAGTGTTCTGAGGGAAGGAGCTCCACGTTCTCTTTCCAAGCTGAGGAGCTCATCAGTAGTGCTGGTGGACTGCTGTTCAGTACAAGGAGGACAGACTAAACTGAAAGGAGACCTGCAGGCGTACTCCAGGAAGACTGACAAGAGTCAAACTGGCCCTGGCATTCCCAAGAAGCTTCAGGACACTCAAGCTGGACAGAAGCCATACTGTTGCTCAGAATGCGGAAAAAACTTTAGACAAAAGCAGAAACTTAAAGACCACCTAAtcattcacacaggggagaaaccctTCTCATGCAAGGACTGCGGAAAgaggttttcattttgttctaacCTTTACAGACAtcgccgcattcacactggagtaAAACCGCACccttgcagccagtgtgacaagaTCTTCAAGACAACAACAGAGCTCCAAAGCCACctgcgtgttcacacaggggagaaaccattttcatgtacTGACTGTAGAAAGAGTTTCTCACATTATTCCGCCCTTTCCAGACAttgtcgcattcacactggagagaggccgtacgcttgcagtcagtgtgacaagagctttaagtcaAAAACAGAGGTCCAAATCCACCAGAGAGTTCACACAGGagtgaaaccattttcatgcaccgaCTGTGGAAAGAGATTTTCAAATGATACTAACTTTTGTGTACAtcgccgcattcacactggagagaagccgtttgcttgcagtcagtgtgataagagctttaagacaaaactGGTGCTCCAAATCCACAatcgtgttcacacaggggagaaaccattttcatgtacTGACTGTAGAAAGAGTTTCGCACAGTATTCCGACCTTTCCAGACATTGTCGCATTCACACTGGCGAGAGGCCGCacccttgcagtcagtgtgacaagagcttcaaGACAAAAGCACATCTCCGAATCCATCAGAGTGTTCACACAGGAGTGAAACCATAttcatgcacagactgtggaaagagCTTTTCTCATAATACTAACCTTCGTGCACAtcgccgcattcacactggagagaagccatacgcttgcagtcagtgtggcaagagctttAAGACTAAAGCAGAACTTCAAaaccaccagcgtgttcacacaggggagaaaccattttcatgcacctaCTGTGAAAAGAGTTTCTCAAATGCTTCTAATCTCCACAGACATGAGCTCAGTCACACAGGGAAGAAACCACattcatgcactgactgtgggAAGAGTTTCTCAACTTCTTCTCACCTCTACAGACATGAGcgcattcacacaggggagaaaccatattCATGCACTGAGTGCGGAAAGAGTTTCTCAAATAGTTCTGGTCTCCGTAGACAtcgccgcattcacactggagagaagccgcacccttgcagccagtgtgacaagagcttcaaGACAAAAACAGAGCTCCGAAATCACCTGCGTGTTcatacaggggagaaaccattttcatgtactgactgtggaaagagtttctcacactCTTTTGTCTTACACatacatcgtcgcattcacactggagagaagccgtacgcttgcagtcagtgtggcaagagctttaagacaaaagcAGAGCTCCGAAGCCACCatcgtgttcacacaggggagaaaccattttcatgtactgactgtggaaagagtttctcacagtcttTTAGCCTTAAGAAACACTTTTCGTCTCACTTGAGAGAGaagagctttaagagaaaagaagagctccaaatccaccagcatgttcacacaggggagaaaacaTTTTAA